GCTGAATCAATTGAATGCCAAGGCGGATGCCGAGGTATGCGTTGAGTGGCCGGGCGCCCAGGCGCGCCTATGGCGTCAGCGGCTCTATTTGATGGTGCCGTATGAGCCCCTACCGGCTTGGGAGGTTAGCTGGGATGGTCAAACGCTACTGGAAACGCCTATCGGGCCGCTAGGGTGGCAGGTGGCCTCATTAAAAGAGCCGTCTCAACCGCTGAGAGCGACCTGGCGACAAGGTGGGGAGGTTATTCAACTGCCTAAACGAGGGCGGCGCGATCTCAAGCGGTTGTTACAAGAGGCGGATATGCCGCCCTGGGAGCGAGAGCGGCTGGTGGTTATCATGCAGGGTGAGGCGTGTATCGGGGTGATTTGTCCCCCTGCTCAGCTGCTATGGCGGGCAGAGGGCGTTCGCTTTACCCGTCTGACTTCACCTGCTTAACGATCAGCTTAAAACCGGCGGCTTCCATAAACGCCTGCTCCTGCTCCAGGTCGGTACTCAGCAGGGTGGGTTCATCGCTGGCAGGTAGCGTGATCGTCAAGCTATCGCTGTCAGCGCTTATTTCCGGTAGCGAGGGCGCGCTTTCCGGGCGGGAATGGTTGAGCAAAACGGCTAACCGCAGCAGCCGGGCGAGCTTCTGGGTAGTCTCCTGTTGCGCTTCCGGCAGGGCCTGCCACTCCTTGAGCGGAAATTTACGCCGGTGTGCGCGCACTAAAAACGCCAGCTGGCGCTGTTCAGGGCGTGAAAAACCCGCTAGATCCGAGTGCTCCAGTAGGTAGGCGCCGTGGCGGTGGAACTGGCTGTGGGAGATCGCCAAACCGATTTCGTGCACGTGGCTGGCCCACTGTAAATAGCGGCCTTGATCAAGGTTTAGGGACCAGGCATGGCGTACCTGATTAAACAAACGCTCGGCGGTGTCGGCGACGTTAAGTCCTTGGCGGGTATCAACATCGTAAGTGCGCTTTAGCGACTCCAGGCTCTTCGAGCGCGAGTCTTCTGCGGTATTGCGCCCGGCCATGTCGTAGAGTACGCCTTCGCGCAGCGCGCCATCGGCAAAGCGCATCTGGGTTAAATCAAAGGCTTCAAAAATCGCCCCAAGAATGGCAATACCCGCCGGGAAGACTCTGGCACGGTCAGCTTTGAGGCCATCGAGCACGACTTTATCCAGCTGCTTGCACTTTAGCAGCCGTTCGCGCAGCTTCTTCAAACCGCCACGCGTGATAACGCCCTCGTGGGGCGTATCGCCGTAGGCATGCAACACGCTGGCGGCGGCCTTGATCGTGCCGCTTGAACCGACCGGGTCGTCCCAGCCCAGGCGCTGGTAAGGACGTTGAATATTGGCAAGCTCCGAAAGGGCGGCTAGCTCGGCGCGGCGCATGCGCTTTTCGTTTAATTCACCGTCGGGGAAGAAGCGTCGAGAGAATGTCACGCAGCCCATGCGCAGGCTTTCCAGTGCTTTGGGCTCAAAGGCTTCGCCAATGATAAATTCGGTTGAACCGCCGCCAATATCGATGATTAATCGGCGGCCATTTTCGGCCAGCGCGTGGGCGGCACCTAAATAAATCAGCCGGGCTTCTTCGCGGCCGGCAATAATTTCGATGGCATGACCTAACTGTGCCTCGGCGCGCTCGATAAACGCTTGGCTATTATCGGCATCGCGTAGCGCGTTAGTGCCGACAATGCGCAAATTGGCATCGGTAATGTCGTTTAAAAACGGCGCGAAGCGGCCCAAACAGTCCAACGCGCGCTGCATCGCCTCTTCGCTGAGCAGGCCGTCATCGTCTAAACCCGCGGCGAGCTGCACTTTTTCACCCAAGCGAGCGACCACCTGTAGGCGTTCGTGTTGGTAGTTGGCCACCAGTAGGTGAAAGCTGTTGGAGCCCAGGTCTATAGCGGCGAAGCGCTGCGGTGCACCGCTGTCTGCCTCAGTGGCAGAGGTGGCAATGGGTAGCGAAATATCCGTGGACATGAGCATTCCTTCGTGTTGGCTGTGCCAAGGTTGCGGTGACCTTTATCTATTGTCAATTGCCAAAGGCTTGCGTTTATCGCGGCGCTTGACTAACATCGAGCTACTGGCCTGATCTGACCTGGTTAGTTAGTGTGTCCATAAGTGCGTCGCTGTAGAGATGGAGAGTTAAGACAGAGCAATGGTGTAGATAAATTGCTTAGGTAATAAATTGCTTAGCTAAATAGTCTTGCATGCGTCGTTCAAGTACGGCATCTTGGTCGCCCCAGACGTTATTCACTGTTTATCCCGTTAGCGTCAGCCAGAATTCCAAGTCGTCAGATAGCCCACTGGTTCAACCACTCTCCTGTGGGAACCAGATTAAACAAGTGTTAGCACCCTCGAGTTGAGTCTTAATAACAACAAGCAGCAGCGTTGTTAGTGAGGGTCAACGCCGTTCCTTTCATCTTCGAGCGCGTGCCTTTACCGGGATCTGAACGCATCACACGGCGTCACTTTCACGCCTCCTGTCTTACTCCCGGCGCCTGGCGCCCAGCTTCCATGAGCAACTTTCTAACACACCGATGAATCTCACTGAACTCAAGCAAAAAACCGTTCCCGAGCTCCTCGATATCGCCCGTGAAATGGGTATTGATAACTTGGCCCGTTCGCGCAAGCAGGACATCATTTTCGCCATCCTCAAGAAACACGCCAAAAGTGGCGAGGATATCTATGGCGACGGTGTGCTGGAAATTCTTCAGGATGGCTTCGGCTTCCTGCGTAGCGCAGACAGCTCCTATCTCGCCGGTCCCGACGATATTTACATATCGCCTTCACAGATCCGCCGTTTCAATCTGCGTAAGGGTGACTCCATTTCCGGCAAAATCCGTCCGCCGAAGGAGGGTGAGCGCTATTTCGCCCTGCTGAAGGTCAGTCAAATCAACTTTGACCGTCCGGAAAATGCCAAGCACAAGATCCTGTTTGAGAACTTAACGCCGCTGTTCCCAGACGATCGTATGCGTATGGAGATCGGTAACGGCTCCACGGAAGACCTTACCGCTCGGATCATTGATCTAACCGCGCCAATCGGTAAAGGCCAACGTGGTTTGCTGGTATCGCCGCCTAAAGCGGGTAAAACGCTGATGTTGCAGAACATCGCGACCTCCATCACGCGCAACAACCCAGAGTGCCATCTGATCGTACTGCTGATCGATGAGCGCCCTGAGGAAGTGACCGAAATGTCGCGCACGGTGCGTGGCGAAGTGGTGGCGTCGACCTTCGATGAGCCGCCGGCGCGCCACGTGCAAGTGGCTGAAATGGTTATCGAGAAAGCCAAGCGTTTGGTTGAGCACAAGAAAGATGTGGTCATTCTGCTCGACTCGATTACTCGCTTAGCGCGTGCTTACAACACCGTGGTGCCGAGCTCTGGTAAAGTGCTCACCGGTGGTGTAGATGCTCACGCCCTTGAGAAGCCGAAACGCTTCTTCGGTGCGGCGCGTAACATCGAAGAGGGCGGCAGCCTGACGATTATCGCCACGGCGCTGGTCGACACTGGCTCCAAGATGGACGAAGTCATCTTCGAAGAGTTCAAGGGTACCGGTAACATGGAAGCCCATCTGGATCGCAAGCTGGCTGAGCGTCGCGTATTCCCGGCGATCAATATCCGCCGCAGTGGCACCCGTCGTGAAGACCTGCTGGCCTCTGAAGATGAAATGCAGCGCATGTGGATTCTGCGTAAGCTGCTCAACCCGATGGAAGACACCGCTGCCACTGAATTCCTGATTGACCGTCTGAAAGATACCAAGACCAATCTTGAGTTCTTTGAAGCGATGAAGCGCCGCTAGCTTGTAGTCAAAAAGAGCGCCGCTAACGCGGCGTATTCGCCAGCCAGGGAGCGTGCCTTGAAGTACAAAGACTTGCGTGAGTTCATCGCGGCGCTTGAAGCCCAGGGTGAACTCAAACGTATCCACATCGAAGTCGACCCTTACCTGGAAATCACCGAAATTTGCGACCGCACGCTGCGTGCCGGTGGCCCGGCGTTGCTGTTTGAAAACGTCAAAGGCCACGACATGCCGCTGCTCGGTAACCTGTTTGGCACCCCCAAACGGGTTGCGCTAGGCATGGGCCAGGACTCGGTAGAAGCGCTCAGAGAAGTAGGCAAGCTGTTGGCGTTTCTCAAAGAGCCTGACCCGCCCAAAGGCTTGAAAGACGCCTGGGACAAGCTGCCGATCTTCAAGCAAGTGCTCAGCATGGGGCCAAAAAACGTCAAGCATGCACCGGTGCAAGAGGTGGTGTATGAAGATGACGAGGTCGATCTTGGCCTGCTGCCGATTCAGCACTGCTGGCCCGGAGATGCAGCACCGCTGGTCACCTGGCCACTGGTGATCACCAAGGGGCCGCTCAAGAAGCGCCAGAACCTAGGTATTTACCGTCAGCAGAAGATTGGTAAGAACCGCCTGATCATGCGTTGGCTCTCCCACCGCGGCGGCGCGCTGGATTTTCTGGAGTTTCAAAAGGCCCATCCTGGCGAGCCCTTTCCAGTCGCAGTGGCGCTTGGCGCCGACCCAGCGACGATTTTGGGCGCCGTGACCCCGGTGCCAGATTCCCTCTCAGAATATGCCTTTGCAGGCCTGCTGCGCGGTTCGCGTACCGAGCTGGTGAAGTGCGGACACGCCGACCTTGATGTACCCGCGTCCAGCGAGATTATCCTCGAAGGCTTTATCTATCCGGATGACATGGCGGCGGAAGGCCCCTTTGGTGACCACACCGGTTACTACAATGAGGTCGACCACTTCCCGGTGTTTACCATCACGCGGATGACCATGCGCCGTGATGCGATCTATCACTCGACCTATACGGGACGTCCACCGGATGAGCCGGCGATTCTCGGCGTGGCGCTCAACGAAGTCTTCGTGCCCATCCTGTGTAAGCAGTTTCCCGAAATTGTCGACTTCTACCTACCTCCGGAAGGCTGTTCTTACCGCATGGCGGTGGTCACCATGAAAAAGCAGTACCCCGGCCACGCCAAGCGCGTAATGATGGGGGTATGGAGCTTTCTGCGTCAGTTTATGTACACCAAGTTTGTGATTGTGCTGGATGACGACGTGGACGCACGCAATTGGGAAGATGTTATCTGGGCGATCACCACCCGGATGGATCCCGCACGCGACACCGTGATGGTCGAGAATACGCCGATCGATTACCTCGATTTCGCCTCACCGGTCTCAGGCCTTGGCTCGAAAATGGGACTCGATGCCACCAATAAGTGGCCGGGAGAAACTGACCGCGAATGGGGCACCCCGATTGTGATGGACGATGCCGTTAAAGCGCGCGTGGATGAACGCTGGGAAGCGCTGGGGATTGGCCTTGAATTACCGCCCTCCCGCCGCTGAATGCGATGTATCGCTGACCAAATTTGTATAAAGAGGCTTTCATGAGTGCAAGGACGTTGACTTGCCAAGTCACCGAGGTTGAGAACTTAAGCCCCGATGTGTTTGGTGTGACGCTAGCCGGACGCGCCGAAGCCATGCAGCATGCGCCGGGGCAATATTTAGAGCTTAAGCTGGACGACACCACCTGGGTGCCGTTTTCGATCGCCAGTGCCGATCGCAGCGATGGTGTTATCGAGCTGCATATTCAGCACTGGCCGGAGCGGGATAACTCAGCACGGCTGCGTGAACTGCTGCAGGTAGCCAACCAGCTCACGCTGCGTTTGCCCGGCGGTGAGTGCGTGCTTGACCGCGAGAGCGAAAGGCCGCTGCTGTTGATAGCGGCAGGCACCGGTTTTTCCCAGATGAAAGCCATTGTCGAAGCGGCACTGCATGAACAGCCCGAACGAGAAATTTCGCTGTGGTGGGCCGCCCGGGAACACCGCGACCTCTATTTGGAGCAGTTGGCCAGCCAGTGGGCGCAAACCCACGCCAATGTCTGCTTTCATGCGGTAACCGAATCGCCCTTGGAAGAGCCGTTAGCAGCGGGCGAGCGGATTGCCCATCACCTGGGGCGTATTGATCAGGTGTTGAAAACCGCAGATATCACGCCAGACACCCACGATGTTTATATCTCGGGTTCGCCCAACATGGTCTACGCCTGCCTGGATGTGCTCGACACGAAAGGCATGAAGCTTGAGCGGGTGTTTTCGGATGTGTTTGCCTATGCACCCCGTTCTACTTAATATGACCGCAGCGTTGTAACGCTCACCCTGATATAGCGTTGTCAAAAAAGGAGGCTAACATGGCCCATCACGACGAAAACTTTAAAGACGATTCTGGTTTCCTGTCCATCTTTCTAGGCTTGGTGGTGCTGGTAAGTATGAGCGCTCTGCCCGCGACGATTGGCGTGATTCAAGCTTTTGGCGGTTGAGTATTGCCATTTGCAGCGCTTGCAGGCAGGATTAAACCTCTACGCCATGGCGGCAGCCCTATCATACGATTTACTGGGGCTAGTGATTGCCAGCGAAACTAACAGATTCTAACGGAATATGGGCATGCAGCGACTAACCAACCCTCATACAGTGAACCCGCAGCCAGAATTGGCTGGCGGCTTTGCGTTTTATGGGTATTGGTTTAGCCACGGTGTGCCCCTGGCCGACGCCTAACGTCGCGCCACCAGGCACACCACTCGGTTGCCTGCCGCAAGCACAGAAGCCCCGGTCGGTAACCCCGCCGGGGCTTTTGGCGTTTTGGGCCTTGTATTGTGAAACATGGCTATTGTTGGGTTTAGTGAGTTTTCATTATTATTTCATCAAGGAGCAGCATCATGATCTATCGCGCACTGACTAACGCTTTCGCTACCTATTTTGTTGTTTATGGCTATAGCTGGCGATTTAGCGACGCGCGGTCGGTGCTAGCTGCCACCTCCGACCGTGTTCACTTGGGTGGTCACACAGCCATACGATGTCACACGATCGCGGAGAGTTAATCATGAATGCGCCTGTCAGCCCTGTTATTAATAAAACCGTTGTAAACACTGCCCACGCTACTGCTCGACTAACGCCTTCAGCGCCTGAGCCCACTGCCAAGCGGCTGCCTACTCCCGCCGAACTCAGGCAACGCATCTCGTTAAGCGACCCGCTAACGGAACAAATTGCCCGTCAGCGCCACGCCGTACAGCAAATTTTGAGTGGTCACGATGACCGCCTGCTGGTTGTCGTTGGCCCTTGCTCCGTTCACGACCCAGATGCAGCGCTGGAGTACGCCGACCGCCTGGCTGCGCTAAGCGAAGAGATCAGCGAACGTATTTTACCGGTAATGCGCGTCTACGTTGAAAAACCGCGTACTACCGTGGGCTGGAAAGGGCTGGCCTACGACCCTGGCTTGGATGGCAGCGGTGATATGCCCCGTGGGTTGGCGCTATCTCGTGAACTGATGCATGCCGTCGCTGCTCGCGGTCTGCCGGTGGCTACCGAGCTTTTACAACCGATGCTGGCGCCCTACGTAGACGACTTACTAAGCTGGGTGGCGATTGGCGCACGCACCACCGAATCTCAGCTGCACCGTGAGCTGGCCAGTGATTTGTCAGCGGCGGTGGGGTTCAAAAATGCCACCAGTGGCGATGTACAAGTGGCTATCGATGCCATGAGTGCGGCGGCCCACCCGCACCAGCGTTTCGCGGTAGACCCGCAAGGTTACCCAATCGTCCAGCAAACTGCAGGCAACCCGCACACCCACGTGGTGCTGCGTGGCGGGCACGGCGAGCCGAACTATCAGGCACAACACGTACGTGCTGCAACCACTGCGCTGCGTAATGCCGGGCAAAACCCACGGCTCATGGTTGATTGCAGCCATGCCAATGCGCGTAAAGACCATCGTCGCCAGAGTGAAGTGATGCTGGATGTATTGGCGCAGCGTCAGGCAGGCGAGGCCAACCTGGTCGCGCTGATGCTGGAAAGCCACCTGTTCGAAGGCAAGCAGCCACTTAAGCCTGGCGCCATGCGCTACGGCGTATCGGTCACCGACGCCTGCGTGGGCTGGGAAACGACCGAACACTTACTCAAAACGGCTGCAGAGCGTTTGGCGTAATTGCATTTGTAAACGCTATTACTTGTTTGCCCTGGCCAGCCCCGTATCATAGGGCGTTTGCAGCGATAATGAGGCTGGCCATGGTATTTACCCTAGAACATCACGACCCCGAGACCTACCGCCGCAAAGCCCGCATGATCAGCTTTGCCATGGCGGGGCAACTGATTATTTTCGGCCTCCTGTTCTC
This Vreelandella neptunia DNA region includes the following protein-coding sequences:
- the ppx gene encoding exopolyphosphatase is translated as MSTDISLPIATSATEADSGAPQRFAAIDLGSNSFHLLVANYQHERLQVVARLGEKVQLAAGLDDDGLLSEEAMQRALDCLGRFAPFLNDITDANLRIVGTNALRDADNSQAFIERAEAQLGHAIEIIAGREEARLIYLGAAHALAENGRRLIIDIGGGSTEFIIGEAFEPKALESLRMGCVTFSRRFFPDGELNEKRMRRAELAALSELANIQRPYQRLGWDDPVGSSGTIKAAASVLHAYGDTPHEGVITRGGLKKLRERLLKCKQLDKVVLDGLKADRARVFPAGIAILGAIFEAFDLTQMRFADGALREGVLYDMAGRNTAEDSRSKSLESLKRTYDVDTRQGLNVADTAERLFNQVRHAWSLNLDQGRYLQWASHVHEIGLAISHSQFHRHGAYLLEHSDLAGFSRPEQRQLAFLVRAHRRKFPLKEWQALPEAQQETTQKLARLLRLAVLLNHSRPESAPSLPEISADSDSLTITLPASDEPTLLSTDLEQEQAFMEAAGFKLIVKQVKSDG
- the rho gene encoding transcription termination factor Rho, with the translated sequence MNLTELKQKTVPELLDIAREMGIDNLARSRKQDIIFAILKKHAKSGEDIYGDGVLEILQDGFGFLRSADSSYLAGPDDIYISPSQIRRFNLRKGDSISGKIRPPKEGERYFALLKVSQINFDRPENAKHKILFENLTPLFPDDRMRMEIGNGSTEDLTARIIDLTAPIGKGQRGLLVSPPKAGKTLMLQNIATSITRNNPECHLIVLLIDERPEEVTEMSRTVRGEVVASTFDEPPARHVQVAEMVIEKAKRLVEHKKDVVILLDSITRLARAYNTVVPSSGKVLTGGVDAHALEKPKRFFGAARNIEEGGSLTIIATALVDTGSKMDEVIFEEFKGTGNMEAHLDRKLAERRVFPAINIRRSGTRREDLLASEDEMQRMWILRKLLNPMEDTAATEFLIDRLKDTKTNLEFFEAMKRR
- the ubiD gene encoding 4-hydroxy-3-polyprenylbenzoate decarboxylase, which produces MKYKDLREFIAALEAQGELKRIHIEVDPYLEITEICDRTLRAGGPALLFENVKGHDMPLLGNLFGTPKRVALGMGQDSVEALREVGKLLAFLKEPDPPKGLKDAWDKLPIFKQVLSMGPKNVKHAPVQEVVYEDDEVDLGLLPIQHCWPGDAAPLVTWPLVITKGPLKKRQNLGIYRQQKIGKNRLIMRWLSHRGGALDFLEFQKAHPGEPFPVAVALGADPATILGAVTPVPDSLSEYAFAGLLRGSRTELVKCGHADLDVPASSEIILEGFIYPDDMAAEGPFGDHTGYYNEVDHFPVFTITRMTMRRDAIYHSTYTGRPPDEPAILGVALNEVFVPILCKQFPEIVDFYLPPEGCSYRMAVVTMKKQYPGHAKRVMMGVWSFLRQFMYTKFVIVLDDDVDARNWEDVIWAITTRMDPARDTVMVENTPIDYLDFASPVSGLGSKMGLDATNKWPGETDREWGTPIVMDDAVKARVDERWEALGIGLELPPSRR
- a CDS encoding FAD-binding oxidoreductase; the protein is MSARTLTCQVTEVENLSPDVFGVTLAGRAEAMQHAPGQYLELKLDDTTWVPFSIASADRSDGVIELHIQHWPERDNSARLRELLQVANQLTLRLPGGECVLDRESERPLLLIAAGTGFSQMKAIVEAALHEQPEREISLWWAAREHRDLYLEQLASQWAQTHANVCFHAVTESPLEEPLAAGERIAHHLGRIDQVLKTADITPDTHDVYISGSPNMVYACLDVLDTKGMKLERVFSDVFAYAPRST
- a CDS encoding 3-deoxy-7-phosphoheptulonate synthase, translated to MNAPVSPVINKTVVNTAHATARLTPSAPEPTAKRLPTPAELRQRISLSDPLTEQIARQRHAVQQILSGHDDRLLVVVGPCSVHDPDAALEYADRLAALSEEISERILPVMRVYVEKPRTTVGWKGLAYDPGLDGSGDMPRGLALSRELMHAVAARGLPVATELLQPMLAPYVDDLLSWVAIGARTTESQLHRELASDLSAAVGFKNATSGDVQVAIDAMSAAAHPHQRFAVDPQGYPIVQQTAGNPHTHVVLRGGHGEPNYQAQHVRAATTALRNAGQNPRLMVDCSHANARKDHRRQSEVMLDVLAQRQAGEANLVALMLESHLFEGKQPLKPGAMRYGVSVTDACVGWETTEHLLKTAAERLA